Proteins from one Mycobacterium sp. SMC-2 genomic window:
- a CDS encoding ABC transporter ATP-binding protein, with protein sequence MAAVSVRPLLAIEGLNVSFGDQPAVRGVDLTVLPGDTVAVVGESGSGKTTTAAAILGLLPPGGRITAGRIVFDGSDIAGADLRTLRAIRGREIGYIPQDPMTNLNPVWKVGFQVSEALRANTADRRTRRRAVELLGQAGMPDPAKQAGRYPHQLSGGMCQRALIAIGLAGRPRLLIADEPTSALDVTVQRQVLDHLQGLTAELGTALLLITHDLALAAERAESVVVMREGAVVESGAAHSILRDPQHEYTRRLVAAAPSLTLGSPARPRPTKPGASDDILVASELTKVYRESRGAPWRRAESVAVEGVSFRLRRASTLAIAGESGSGKSTLARMVLGLLPPSSGTVVFDGTRIDAALNPDQQLAFRRRVQPVFQNPYSSLDPMYTVFRAIEEPLRIHRVGDRAQRERAVRDLVDQVALPSSVLGRLPRELSGGQRQRVAIARALALRPDVLVCDEAVSALDVLVQAQILDLLAGLQAGLGLTYLFISHDLAVIRQIADDVLVMRAGRVVEQATTEELFTRPRHEYTRQLLEAIPRARAKPG encoded by the coding sequence GTGGCGGCCGTGAGCGTCAGACCGCTGCTGGCCATCGAGGGCCTCAACGTCAGCTTCGGCGATCAGCCCGCCGTCCGAGGTGTCGATCTCACCGTCCTGCCCGGCGACACCGTCGCGGTGGTGGGCGAGTCGGGCTCGGGGAAAACGACCACGGCGGCCGCGATATTGGGTCTGCTTCCTCCAGGCGGGCGGATCACCGCCGGGCGCATCGTCTTCGACGGATCCGACATCGCCGGGGCCGACCTCCGGACGCTGCGCGCGATCAGGGGCCGTGAGATCGGCTACATACCCCAGGACCCGATGACCAACCTCAACCCCGTCTGGAAGGTCGGATTCCAGGTCTCGGAAGCCTTGCGGGCCAACACCGCCGACCGTCGGACGCGTCGACGGGCGGTGGAGTTGCTGGGCCAGGCGGGCATGCCGGACCCGGCGAAACAGGCGGGCCGCTATCCGCATCAGTTGTCCGGCGGCATGTGCCAGCGGGCGCTGATCGCGATCGGGTTGGCGGGCCGGCCGCGGCTGCTCATCGCCGACGAGCCGACGTCGGCGCTCGACGTCACCGTGCAGCGGCAGGTGCTCGACCATCTGCAGGGGCTCACCGCGGAACTGGGCACCGCGCTGCTGCTGATCACCCACGACCTGGCGCTGGCCGCCGAACGCGCCGAGTCCGTTGTCGTCATGCGAGAGGGAGCCGTGGTGGAATCCGGTGCGGCGCATTCGATCTTGCGTGACCCGCAACACGAGTACACCCGGCGGCTGGTGGCCGCGGCGCCGTCGCTGACCCTCGGCAGCCCGGCCCGGCCGCGTCCGACAAAGCCTGGGGCGTCCGACGATATCCTCGTCGCTTCGGAGCTGACCAAGGTTTACCGCGAGTCCCGCGGGGCGCCGTGGCGTCGAGCGGAATCCGTTGCTGTCGAGGGGGTTTCGTTTCGGCTGCGGCGGGCGAGCACCCTGGCCATCGCCGGGGAATCGGGCTCGGGCAAATCCACGCTGGCGCGGATGGTGCTCGGGCTCTTGCCGCCCAGTTCGGGCACCGTCGTTTTCGACGGCACCCGCATCGACGCCGCGCTGAACCCCGATCAGCAATTGGCCTTCCGGCGGCGGGTGCAGCCGGTATTCCAAAACCCCTACAGCAGCCTGGATCCCATGTACACGGTCTTTCGCGCCATCGAGGAACCGCTGCGCATTCACCGCGTCGGCGACCGGGCCCAGCGCGAGCGCGCGGTGCGCGACCTCGTCGACCAGGTGGCGCTGCCGTCGTCGGTGCTGGGGCGGCTGCCCCGCGAGCTGTCGGGTGGCCAACGCCAGCGGGTGGCGATCGCTCGGGCGCTGGCGTTGCGGCCCGACGTGCTGGTGTGCGACGAGGCGGTCTCCGCGCTCGACGTCCTGGTGCAGGCGCAGATTTTGGATTTGCTCGCCGGCCTGCAGGCCGGGCTGGGCCTCACCTACCTGTTCATCAGCCACGACCTGGCGGTGATCCGGCAGATCGCCGACGACGTCTTGGTGATGCGCGCCGGCCGAGTGGTGGAACAGGCCACCACGGAGGAGCTGTTCACCCGGCCCCGCCACGAATACACGCGCCAGCTGCTGGAGGCCATTCCGCGAGCGCGGGCGAAGCCCGGATAG
- a CDS encoding ABC transporter permease, with the protein MAERNGFWRDTWRGLRGRPKFLIAGVLILIIVAVAMFPALFTGADPSYADPAQSLLPPSRAHWFGTDLQGHDVYARTVYGARASVTVGVGAALLVFVIGGALGALAGFYGGWIDAVVSRVSDVFFGLPLLLAAIVLMQVVHHRTVWTVITILALFGWPQVARIARGSVLAVRASEYVLAARALGLSRFQILLRHAVPNALGPVIAVATIALGVFIVTEATLSYLGVGLPTTVVSWGGDINLAQTRLRAGSPILFYPAGALATTVLAFMVMGDALRDALDPASRAWRP; encoded by the coding sequence GCGCGGGTTGCGCGGGCGCCCGAAGTTCCTCATCGCCGGCGTGCTGATCCTGATCATCGTTGCCGTCGCGATGTTTCCGGCGTTGTTCACCGGGGCCGATCCCAGCTACGCCGATCCCGCCCAGAGCCTGCTTCCGCCGTCGCGCGCGCACTGGTTCGGCACCGACCTGCAGGGCCACGACGTCTACGCCCGCACCGTCTACGGCGCGCGCGCCTCGGTCACCGTCGGCGTGGGGGCCGCCCTGCTCGTGTTCGTGATCGGCGGCGCGCTCGGCGCGCTGGCCGGCTTCTACGGCGGATGGATCGACGCGGTGGTCTCCCGCGTCAGCGACGTCTTCTTCGGCTTGCCGCTGTTGCTGGCCGCCATCGTGCTCATGCAGGTTGTGCACCACCGCACGGTGTGGACCGTGATCACCATCCTCGCCTTGTTCGGCTGGCCGCAGGTGGCCCGCATCGCGCGGGGATCGGTCCTTGCGGTGCGCGCCAGCGAGTACGTGCTCGCCGCCAGGGCCTTGGGGCTGAGCCGTTTTCAGATATTGCTGCGCCACGCGGTGCCCAACGCGCTGGGCCCGGTCATCGCGGTGGCCACCATCGCCCTGGGGGTTTTCATCGTCACCGAGGCCACGCTGTCCTACCTGGGCGTGGGACTGCCGACCACGGTGGTGTCCTGGGGCGGTGACATCAACCTCGCCCAGACGCGGCTGCGGGCGGGCTCGCCCATCCTGTTCTATCCCGCCGGCGCACTCGCGACCACGGTGCTGGCCTTCATGGTGATGGGCGACGCGTTGCGCGACGCCCTGGATCCGGCGTCCCGGGCGTGGCGGCCGTGA
- a CDS encoding HAD-IB family hydrolase has protein sequence MTVFDPAAEQHTAAATAPRPRTAAFFDLDKTIIAKSSTLAFSKPFFNQGLLNRRAVLKSSYAQFIYLLSGADHDQMDRMRAHMTNMCTGWDVEQVKSIVNETLHDIVTPLVFAEAADLIAAHKLCGRDVVVVSASGEEIVAPIARALGATHAMATRMVVEDGRYTGEIAFYCYGEGKVQAIRELAAREGYLLEHCYAYSDSITDLPMLDAVGHPSVVNPDRGLRREAVERGWPVLSFSRPVSLRDRIPAPSGAAIATTAAVGVSALAAGAVTYTLLRRFTF, from the coding sequence GTGACCGTCTTCGACCCGGCCGCGGAGCAGCACACGGCGGCGGCCACCGCTCCCCGGCCCCGCACCGCGGCCTTCTTCGACCTGGACAAGACGATCATCGCCAAGTCCAGCACGCTGGCGTTCAGCAAACCGTTCTTCAACCAGGGACTGCTGAACCGCCGTGCCGTGCTCAAGTCCAGCTATGCACAGTTCATCTATCTGCTCTCCGGTGCTGATCATGACCAGATGGACCGGATGCGCGCCCACATGACCAACATGTGCACCGGTTGGGACGTCGAACAGGTCAAGTCGATCGTCAATGAAACGCTGCACGACATCGTGACCCCGCTGGTTTTCGCCGAAGCCGCGGACCTGATCGCCGCGCACAAGTTGTGCGGCCGCGACGTGGTCGTGGTCTCCGCCTCCGGTGAGGAAATCGTGGCGCCGATCGCCCGCGCGCTCGGCGCCACGCATGCGATGGCGACCCGCATGGTCGTCGAGGACGGCCGGTACACCGGCGAGATAGCGTTCTACTGCTACGGCGAGGGCAAGGTGCAAGCGATCCGCGAGCTGGCCGCCCGGGAGGGCTACCTGCTGGAGCACTGCTACGCCTATTCCGACTCGATCACCGACCTGCCGATGCTCGACGCCGTCGGCCACCCCAGCGTGGTGAATCCCGACCGCGGATTGCGCAGGGAGGCCGTCGAGCGTGGTTGGCCCGTGCTGTCGTTCTCCCGGCCGGTGTCGCTGCGGGACCGCATCCCGGCGCCGTCGGGTGCCGCGATCGCGACCACTGCCGCGGTGGGGGTCAGCGCGCTGGCCGCCGGCGCGGTCACCTATACGTTGTTGCGCCGCTTCACCTTCTAG
- a CDS encoding oxidoreductase codes for MTADPLAPLMELPGVAEASDRARDALGRAHRHRANLRGWPVTAAEAALRAARASSVLDGGPVRLEDLADAGAVSDPVFGGALRVAQALEGGEGPLVGIWRRAPLQALARLHVLAAADQVDEERLGRPRADAGVGPRLELLAELVSGGTQAPAPVIAAVAHGELLTLRPFGSADGVVARAVSRLVTIASGLDPHGLGVPEVSWMRQPADYRDAAQGFAGGTAEGVGGWLLLCCRALRAGAQEALTIAESMSNR; via the coding sequence GTGACGGCTGATCCCCTGGCTCCGCTGATGGAGTTGCCGGGCGTCGCCGAGGCCAGCGACCGGGCCCGCGACGCTCTGGGCCGCGCGCATCGCCACCGGGCCAACCTGCGCGGCTGGCCGGTGACCGCCGCCGAGGCGGCGTTGCGGGCCGCCCGCGCCTCGTCGGTGCTGGACGGCGGCCCTGTGCGGCTGGAAGACCTCGCGGACGCGGGGGCCGTCAGCGACCCGGTGTTCGGCGGGGCCCTGCGGGTGGCCCAGGCACTGGAGGGCGGCGAGGGTCCCCTGGTCGGGATTTGGCGGCGGGCACCGCTGCAGGCGCTGGCCCGGCTGCACGTGCTGGCGGCGGCCGACCAGGTCGACGAGGAGCGGCTGGGCCGACCCCGCGCCGATGCCGGCGTCGGGCCGCGGCTGGAGTTGCTGGCGGAGTTGGTGAGCGGTGGCACCCAGGCGCCGGCACCGGTGATCGCCGCGGTCGCGCACGGCGAGCTGCTGACGCTGCGGCCGTTCGGCAGCGCGGACGGCGTGGTTGCCCGTGCGGTGTCGCGGTTGGTGACCATCGCCAGCGGGCTCGATCCACACGGATTGGGTGTGCCCGAGGTGAGTTGGATGCGCCAGCCCGCCGACTACCGCGACGCCGCCCAGGGCTTCGCCGGAGGCACGGCGGAGGGGGTGGGTGGCTGGCTGCTGTTGTGCTGCCGGGCGCTGCGAGCCGGCGCGCAGGAGGCTCTGACGATCGCGGAGTCGATGTCGAATCGGTAG